A genome region from Myripristis murdjan chromosome 16, fMyrMur1.1, whole genome shotgun sequence includes the following:
- the plekhf2 gene encoding pleckstrin homology domain-containing family F member 2 gives MVDRLANSEANSKRIAVVESCFGAAGQPLAIPGRVLIGEGVLTKLCRKKPKARQFFLFNDILVYGNIVIQKKKYNKQHIIPLESVTIDTVPDEGDLRNGWLIKTPTKSFAVYAATATEKSEWMNHIGKCVGDLLQKSGKTPTGEHAAVWVPDSEATVCMRCQKVKFTPVSRRHHCRKCGFVVCGPCSEKKYLLPSQSSKPVRVCEYCYVQLTSSGGGLAPRFDSISRTGSKFNSNNVSDDEDEDDSSD, from the coding sequence ATGGTGGACCGGCTAGCGAACAGCGAGGCCAACTCCAAGCGCATCGCGGTGGTGGAGAGCTGCTTCGGTGCGGCCGGCCAGCCGCTGGCCATCCCGGGCCGCGTGCTGATCGGCGAGGGCGTCCTCACCAAGCTCTGCCGCAAGAAACCCAAAGCCCGCCAGTTCTTCCTGTTCAACGACATCCTGGTGTACGGCAACATCGTCATCCAGAAGAAGAAGTACAACAAGCAGCACATCATCCCGCTGGAGAGCGTCACCATCGACACCGTGCCGGACGAGGGCGACCTGCGCAACGGCTGGCTCATCAAGACGCCCACCAAGTCCTTCGCCGTCTACGCCGCCACCGCCACTGAGAAGTCCGAGTGGATGAACCACATCGGGAAGTGCGTGGGCGACCTGCTGCAGAAGAGCGGGAAGACGCCCACCGGCGAGCACGCCGCCGTGTGGGTGCCCGACTCGGAGGCCACGGTGTGCATGCGCTGCCAGAAGGTCAAGTTCACGCCGGTCAGCCGCCGCCACCACTGCAGGAAGTGCGGCTTCGTGGTGTGCGGCCCCTGCTCGGAGAAGAAGTACCTGCTGCCCAGCCAGTCGTCCAAGCCCGTCCGCGTCTGCGAGTACTGCTACGTCCAGCTGACGTCGAGCGGCGGGGGCCTGGCGCCGCGCTTCGACTCCATCAGCCGGACGGGGTCAAAGTTCAACAGCAACAACGTGTCGGACGATGAGGACGAAGACGACAGCAGTGACTGA